In one Drosophila pseudoobscura strain MV-25-SWS-2005 chromosome X, UCI_Dpse_MV25, whole genome shotgun sequence genomic region, the following are encoded:
- the Neurl4 gene encoding neuralized-like protein 4, with the protein MTMAGHQMQMQSFHTRCGRSIRLYNGNRSAQRSMRDFSHALVFSAEPLEDDVLFEVVIEKKNTSWGGSIEIGVTAESPDNLELVACATAMRNGTWVMSGIDVRKDGRRLFEFYGTDLETLNESDRVGVMRTSSNDLVFYVNGESQGVAAKNMPKPLWALVDLYGRCVQVSLCPRDAHGSGELLDSPLQQPLQQVVQNLDVAMNVDVSVDGTNMTALAMLNLNGGATSGSDYYDVNDRLRFHTRCGSLVKLSPNFRSAERRRPLDEFNNGVVMTHRPLRDNELFEIRIDKLVDKWSGSIEVGVTTHNPTVLHFPATMTNMRSGTIMMSGCGILTNGKGTRRQYGEFNLDELREGDRVGMMRKANGNLHYYINGQDQGVAATRVASTLWGVIDLYGMTIKVTIVDRDEREQQNLVTRRNNIVAGMSSCSGSSTLQQQQQLQQQSSGTPTLSLLSPESEMIVAGAAGGLSETISSSRAIARNDDRLTFHHICGTHATVTQSGRTALRPNAADDFNNGVVLTRRPLRPNELFQVRLERVVTKWAGSVEMGVTTHTADELDFPFTMTNVRSGTWMMTGNGVMQNGVTVIEQYGQNLDRLQVGDRVGVVRKDDGTLHFWVNGVDQGPAASNVPERVYGVIDLYGQAAQASIVDTSECGSPDTGNSTISNTTLYSEVPLRFHSIHGANAGISNSGLTASRPNSLAEFNDAIVFSNRPLRQRELFEVELETMVRHWSGNIEIGVTGTRPEDIQLAPNATDLEANDTIILCGPMIFHNRKTIRTNILLDLDTLGPSTRVGVMRNGDFIHFFVDGMDQGPACECHAPNIWAIIDLYGQCAQVSLTQNQLDIRAPYATSENSQSCQATSVIQHPAMETKHRWTCVSGNVSLTKDWTEASRFTGSTAALSHCLVFSEHPLSVGSPFEIKLTSINPIFAGCLSIGVTDLNLSDESVRKKLPTSLKRIPANVWYVTGNEVSFNSSCLQRSLASLEWLRVDDRITLERVENSSLNMLLNSENVNIQFQNIPNDVYVVAELRGSTMGVQVISAQGPASPLRPCSLRLQDSMDFGIDPLNKQDSSMLESIDSEAQNYEFVDITQKNARLSEDRRSAARSKSYNQAMVCLNKPLCKGDSISIKVDALNNKWKGTLGLGVLSACPSTLPISLLDFKRSCWLATHDYVNINGQVLASKYGEALDQIQVGTVITLTLTHAGMLIIMVGSTNLEDLASGLPNHVYPVFDVYGKCEKITLITGSDAARNGNANGTPILEAPEALELDNAGMPQQCEKAHLEMHEKEKDTEQMSESARDGPSTSAAPSNAMTRSVMESVSENLLLNISIKNRTLEQQRNEMGGSSSTCCLRESLQLQHNTNLNIQRSQSTQRFQNSLNSSTTAATAGSGGASGSAGNAQHLSNSSVYDTNKEYDELPNPALTNSTSVDEGSTAAVATTSTTSATEQSENNAEAVEIVGSHERELRELSGEPAGSIDNVLEDDEIDYMNHLLLLQQLQQNEYTRHHLMPDQTSLLNLDLNLPSLNSLESDTNSSAQLRAESLRSANAASLEQNDCEYLRQVRRFCASLVLPQAFFDSRLEPICFCLKCSGPSNGNGDKLEGWVYFKLNQQTVNVLSTSVTAASASGGSSSTAAQVHFDLNGDWLPFYYMTRVDKIRAILDRGQPLPLETDADEETAAAAAAGTHKDEPGTRLELYYSPNATVIEPVLPQHHYVSEQGLHRISTSFEVYVRRQSISGVTTGRAAAEAKRRSMGSADHESGSGSVQGQAHDSGASPPAPSESSVHLLNDLCWFTKEAGACIINALIIKLDRIEEQEH; encoded by the exons ATGACAATGGCCGGCCACCAAATGCAGATGCAATCCTTTCATACGCGCTGCGGCCGCTCCATCAGATTGTACAATGGCAACCGTTCGGCGCAGCGCTCGATGCGAGATTTCAGCCATGCTCTGGTCTTCAGTGCCGAGCCACTGGAGGACGATGTCCTCTTTGAAGTGGTCATTGAGAAGAAG aaCACTTCTTGGGGCGGCAGCATCGAGATTGGAGTTACAGCCGAATCTCCCGACAATCTCGAGCTGGTGGCCTGCGCCACAGCCATGAGGAACGGCACCTGGGTCATGTCCGGCATCGATGTCCGCAAGGATGGTCGCCGGCTGTTTGAATTCTATGGCACGGACCTGGAAACTCTCAACGAGAGCGATCGCGTGGGTGTTATGCGCACCTCCAGCAATGATCTCGTATTTTATGTGAACGGTGAATCTCAAGGCGTGGCCGCCAAGAACATGCCCAAGCCCCTCTGGGCCCTCGTCGATCTCTATGGGCGTTGTGTACAGGTTTCATTGTGTCCCCGCGATGCCCACGGATCAGGAGAG CTACTGGACTCCCCATTGCAGCAACCGCTGCAGCAGGTTGTCCAGAATCTGGATGTGGCCATGAACGTAGACGTCAGTGTGGATGGCACCAATATGACGGCCCTGGCCATGCTCAATCTGAATGGGGGTGCTACTTCGGGATCCGACTACTATGATGTCAACGATCGCCTTCGTTTCCACACCCGCTGTGGATCGCTGGTCAAGCTTTCGCCCAACTTTCGTTCCGCGGAGCGCCGTCGTCCCCTGGACGAGTTCAACAATGGCGTGGTGATGACACACCGTCCGCTGCGGGACAACGAACTCTTTGAGATACGCATCGACAAGCTTGTGGACAAGTGGTCGGGCTCCATAGAGGTGGGCGTGACCACCCATAACCCCACCGTGCTGCACTTCCCGGCCACCATGACGAACATGCGATCCGGCACCATCATGATGTCCGGCTGTGGCATTCTCACCAACGGCAAGGGCACTCGTCGCCAGTACGGGGAGTTCAACCTGGACGAGCTGCGCGAGGGCGATCGCGTGGGGATGATGCGCAAGGCCAATGGCAACCTGCACTACTACATCAATGGCCAGGATCAGGGCGTGGCTGCCACGCGAGTGGCCTCCACTTTGTGGGGCGTCATCGATCTGTATGGCATGACCATCAAGGTGACCATTGTCGATCGCGATGAGCGCGAGCAGCAAAACCTCGTCACCAGGCGCAACAACATCGTGGCCGGCATGAGCTCCTGCTCTGGCAGCAGCActcttcagcagcagcagcagctccagcagcaatCATCGGGCACTCCCACTCTGAGTCTGCTCAGTCCGGAGAGTGAAATGATTGTGGCTGGGGCCGCTGGTGGGCTGAGCGAGACCATATCGAGCTCACGGGCCATTGCCCGGAACGATGACCGCCTGACATTCCATCACATATGCGGCACTCATGCCACAGTCACTCAGAGCGGCCGCACAGCTCTGCGTCCCAA TGCCGCTGATGACTTCAACAATGGAGTGGTCCTCACGCGACGTCCGTTGCGGCCGAACGAACTCTTTCAGGTGCGTCTCGAGCGTGTAGTCACCAAGTGGGCTGGGTCTGTGGAAATGGGCGTGACCACGCACACCGCCGACGAGCTGGACTTTCCCTTTACCATGACCAATGTTCG ATCCGGCACGTGGATGATGACTGGCAATGGGGTCATGCAGAATGGAGTTACTGTAATCGAGCAATATGGCCAGAATCTGGACCGCCTGCAGGTGGGCGATCGCGTGGGCGTGGTGCGCAAGGACGATGGCACTTTGCACTTTTGGGTGAACGGCGTGGACCAGGGGCCTGCCGCCAGCAATGTCCCCGAGCGTGTTTACGGGGTAATCGATCTGTACGGCCAGGCGGCCCAGGCGAGCATTGTGGACACCTCGGAGTGCGGCAGCCCGGACACGGGCAACTCGACCATCTCGAACACGACGCTGTACAGCGAGGTGCCCCTGCGCTTCCACAGCATTCATGGCGCGAATGCGGGCATCTCGAACAGCGGCCTGACCGCCTCGCGCCCCAATTCCCTGGCCGAGTTCAATGATGCGATTGTGTTCAGCAATCGGCCGCTGCGGCAGCGCGAGCTCTTCGAAGTGGAGCTCGAGACGATGGTGCGGCATTGGTCGGGCAACATAGAGATTGGGGTGACGGGAACGCGCCCGGAGGACATCCAACTGGCGCCTAATGCCACCGATCTGGAGGCCAACGATACGATCATCCTGTGCGGGCCCATGATCTTTCACAATCGCAAGACAATACGCACGAATATCCTCCTGGATCTGGACACCCTGGGACCCAGCACCCGGGTGGGCGTGATGCGCAACGGGGACTTTATCCACTTCTTTGTGGATGGCATGGACCAGGGCCCGGCCTGTGAGTGCCATGCCCCCAACATCTGGGCCATCATCGACCTGTACGGGCAGTGTGCGCAGGTCAGTCTGACACAGAACCAGCTGGACATCCGTGCCCCGTATGCCACCAGTGAGAATTCGCAGAGCTGCCAGGCCACCTCGGTTATTCAGCACCCCGCCATGGAGACGAAGCACCGCTGGACCTGTGTCTCCGGCAACGTGAGCCTGACCAAGGACTGGACCGAGGCTTCCCGTTTCACTGGCTCCACGGCCGCCCTTTCCCACTGCCTGGTCTTTTCCGAGCATCCGCTGAGCGTGGGCTCGCCCTTTGAGATCAAGCTGACGTCCATTAATCCCATTTTCGCGGGCTGCCTCAGCATTGGGGTCACGGATCTGAACCTCAGCGATGAGAGCGTGCGCAAGAAGCTGCCCACGAGCCTGAAGCGCATTCCGGCCAACGTTTGGTATGTGACTGGGAACGAGGTTAGCTTCAACTCGAGCTGCCTGCAGCGGTCGCTGGCCTCGCTCGAGTGGCTGCGTGTGGACGATCGCATCACGCTGGAGCGCGTCGAGAACTCCTCCCTGAACATGCTGCTCAACTCCGAGAACGTGAACATACAATTCCAGAACATACCCAACGATGTGTACGTGGTGGCCGAGCTGCGTGGCTCGACAATGGGGGTCCAGGTGATCTCCGCCCAGGGGCCGGCCTCTCCACTGCGGCCCTGCAGTCTGCGGCTGCAGGACTCGATGGACTTTGGCATCGACCCGCTCAATAAACAGGACAGCTCCATGCTCGAGTCGATCGACTCTGAGGCTCAGAACTACGAGTTCGTGGACATAACTCAGAAGAATGCGCGTCTCAGCGAGGATCGTCGCAGTGCGGCGAGATCAAAGTCTTACAATCAGGCCATGGTGTGCCTGAACAAGCCGCTGTGCAAGGGCGATAGCATCAGCATCAAGGTGGATGCCCTGAACAACAAGTGGAAGGGCACCCTGGGACTGGGCGTGCTCTCGGCCTGCCCCTCCACCCTGCCCATCTCCCTGCTGGACTTCAAGCgcagctgctggctggccACCCACGACTATGTGAACATCAATGGCCAGGTGCTAGCCTCCAAGTACGGCGAGGCTCTGGACCAAATCCAAGTGGGAACAGTCATCACATTGACCCTCACCCATGCGGGAATGTTGA TCATTATGGTTGGGTCCACGAACCTGGAGGATTTGGCCAGCGGTTTGCCCAATCATGTGTATCCCGTGTTTGATGTGTATGGGAAATGCGAGAAGATCACCTTGATAACGGGAAGCGATGCCGCGCGCAATGGCAACGCCAATGGCACCCCCATACTGGAGGCACCCGAGGCCCTGGAGCTGGACAATGCTGGCATGCCGCAGCAGTGCGAGAAGGCGCACCTGGAGATGCACGAAAAGGAGAAGGATACGGAGCAGATGAGCGAATCTGCCCGAGATGGTCCGTCCACATCGGCTGCTCCCTCGAATGCCAT GACACGTTCAGTTATGGAGAGCGTATCCGAGAATCTACTTCTGAACATTTCCATCAAGAATCGCACTTTGGAGCAGCAGAGAAACGAAATGGGTGGATCCTCATCGACTTG CTGCCTGCGCGAGTCTCTTCAGCTCCAGCACAACACCAACTTGAATATTCAACGCAGTCAGAGCACTCAACGCTTTCAGAACTCACTGAATAGCTCCACgaccgcagcaacagcaggcagtGGGGGGGCCAGTGGCTCCGCGGGCAATGCCCAGCACCTGAGCAACTCAAGTGTGTACGATACCAATAAGGAGTACGACGAGCTGCCGAATCCCGCCTTGACGAATTCGACCTCTGTCGATGAAGGGTCGACAGCGGCGGTAGCGACGACATCAACAACGTCGGCCACAGAGCAGAGCGAGAACAATGCCGAGGCGGTGGAAATAGTCGGCAGCCATGAGAGGGAACTAAGAGAACTGTCGGGGGAGCCAGCGGGATCAATCGATAATGTATTGGAAGACGACGAGATTGACTACATGAaccatttgttgttgctgcagcagtTGCAACAGAACGAGTACACGCGCCACCACCTGATGCCGGATCAGACATCGCTGTTGAACTTGGATCTGAATCTGCCTTCCCTCAATTCGCTAGAGTCGGATACGAACTCGTCCGCCCAACTTCGAGCCGAGTCTCTGCGCTCCGCAAACGCAGCGAGCCTGGAGCAGAACGATTGCGAGTATCTGCGGCAGGTGAGGCGCTTCTGTGCCTCGCTGGTGCTGCCGCAGGCCTTTTTCGACAGCCGCCTGGAGCCGATTTGCTTTTGTCTGAAGTGCAGTGGACCCAGCAATGGGAACGGCGACAAACTGGAGGGCTGGGTCTACTTCAAGCTCAACCAGCAGACGGTGAACGTATTGAGCACCTCCGTGACAGCAGCTTCGGCGAGCGGCGGCTCTTCGTCGACAGCCGCCCAGGTTCATTTCGATCTCAACGGGGACTGGCTGCCATTCTATTACATGACGCGAGTGGACAAGATACGGGCCATCTTGGATCGCGGCCAACCGCTGCCGCTGGAAACAGATGCCGACGAGGAAAcggccgctgcagcagctgcgggCACGCACAAGGATGAGCCGGGCACACGGCTGGAGCTGTACTACTCCCCCAACGCCACGGTCATTGAGCCCGTGCTGCCGCAGCACCACTATGTGTCCGAGCAGGGACTGCACCGCATTTCCACCTCCTTCGAAGTATATGTCCGTCGCCAGTCCATTTCTGGAGTGACCACCGGCAGGGCGGCGGCCGAGGCCAAGCGTCGCAGCATGggctctgccgatcacgagtCAGGATCGGGTTCGGTCCAGGGCCAAGCCCACGATAGCGGCGCCTCGCCACCTGCCCCCAGCGAATCGTCGGTGCATCTGCTAAACGATCTCTGCTGGTTCACCAAAGAGGCTGGTGCCTGCATAATCAACGCTTTGATAATTAAATTGGATCGAATCGAAGAGCAGGAGCACTGA
- the LOC4813179 gene encoding RNA exonuclease 4: MSSSEQRQKQFDLHRNKANTTRTSNNSGDKNVSPKSFKLQTSLEMQQPNVHRRAAGSNWLAATASGSENKVQVAKATEEGSESEPLTKSARTRQRKMAQRNRYLSMDCEMVGVGHNGQEDMLARVSIVNSVGHVLMDKYVKPRQTVTDYRTSVSGIRPHDIENAEDFATVQDEVVKLLHGKILVGHALRHDLAVLNIKHPFEHIRDTSRYKPLCKLVSNGHTPSLKRLTMAVLGQEIQTGEHNSVEDARSAMGIYNRIAADWEKHLEKKQLQQQRF, encoded by the coding sequence ATGTCGTCGTCAGAGCAGCGCCAGAAGCAGTTTGACTTGCACCGCAACAAGGCCAATACCACCAggaccagcaacaacagcggcgACAAAAATGTGAGTCCGAAGAGTTTCAAGCTTCAAACCTCATTGGAGATGCAGCAGCCAAATGTACACAGACGCGCTGCCGGATCCAATTggctggctgccactgcctcggGAAGCGAGAACAAGGTGCAGGTGGCGAAGGCGACCGAAGAAGGATCTGAGTCCGAGCCCCTGACCAAATCGGCACGCACACGCCAGAGAAAAATGGCCCAGCGCAATCGTTATTTGTCCATGGACTGCGAGATGGTTGGAGTGGGCCACAATGGGCAGGAGGACATGCTGGCCCGAGTCTCGATTGTGAATAGTGTGGGCCATGTTCTGATGGACAAGTACGTAAAGCCGCGCCAAACGGTTACAGACTATCGCACCAGCGTCTCCGGCATTCGCCCGCATGATATAGAGAACGCCGAAGACTTTGCCACCGTCCAGGACGAGGTTGTAAAGCTGCTACACGGCAAAATTCTCGTCGGCCACGCCCTGCGCCACGATCTCGCCGTCCTGAACATCAAGCATCCCTTCGAACATATTCGCGACACTTCGCGCTACAAGCCACTATGCAAGCTCGTCTCCAACGGCCATACTCCAAGTCTCAAGCGTCTCACCATGGCCGTGCTCGGCCAGGAAATCCAAACCGGCGAACACAACTCCGTGGAGGATGCCCGCTCTGCCATGGGCATATACAATCGCATTGCCGCCGACTGGGAGAAGCACCTGGAGAagaagcagctccagcagca